One region of Bradyrhizobium betae genomic DNA includes:
- a CDS encoding transglycosylase SLT domain-containing protein has translation MIRTWARRFVAALFICNAGAAAAATDNARPCEREMARASQQHGIPLGILYAVGLTETGRRGALYPYALGADGQTVFAKDMNDAIANFEAMRSKGIKLIDLGCMQINHYYHGDKFASVRAMFDPARNVEYAARFLKELKQREGSWTMAVARYNAGPNNQPAQKRYVCHIVAHLVSSGFGAWTDKARSFCQPKTT, from the coding sequence ATGATCAGGACGTGGGCCCGCAGATTCGTCGCGGCCCTGTTTATCTGTAACGCGGGCGCTGCGGCAGCGGCGACCGACAACGCGCGCCCCTGCGAGCGCGAGATGGCGCGTGCGTCCCAGCAGCACGGGATTCCGCTCGGCATTCTCTATGCCGTCGGCCTCACCGAGACCGGGCGGCGCGGTGCGCTCTATCCTTATGCGCTCGGCGCCGACGGCCAGACTGTGTTCGCCAAGGACATGAACGACGCCATTGCGAATTTCGAGGCGATGCGGAGCAAGGGGATCAAGCTGATCGATCTCGGCTGCATGCAGATCAACCACTACTATCACGGCGACAAATTCGCGTCGGTGCGGGCGATGTTCGATCCCGCCAGGAATGTGGAATATGCCGCGCGCTTCCTCAAAGAGCTCAAGCAGCGCGAGGGAAGCTGGACCATGGCTGTGGCCCGCTACAACGCTGGCCCGAACAATCAGCCGGCACAGAAGCGCTACGTCTGCCACATCGTTGCGCATCTCGTCTCGAGCGGCTTTGGCGCCTGGACCGACAAAGCGCGCTCGTTCTGTCAGCCGAAAACGACGTGA
- a CDS encoding MotB family protein yields MNEVKQELVIIRRRSAFAEEPHHGGVWKIAYADFMTAMMAFFLVMWLLNALNQDQKQVVASYFNPIKLAENAPAPKGLKDLTKKEPSTTEGQDGKRQPAGPNEERRGDSPTAEKPASYEEKILFRDPYATLAEIANSANQASGQRRAGALTSVEEEGLKGGDAYRDPFDPGYWKLAPQTSKDADRFVDSEPKPNASARDNASGTGQGEPQARRARQDEAGGSVAQNADASSATLSPLLPPGPAPSQAQRDGSAQANVQPGAQASAQANAAAQSRPGDAAKESEQRDAAQTQQPTVKQLQSAIADALSDIKAGAGPVAEVRQVEEGLLISLTDDASFGMFAVGSAEPRPELIRVIDKIGPLLTKRPGMIIVRGHTDNRPYKSENYDNWRLSTARAQMAYYMLVRSGVDAQRIEHVEGYADRRPKLQNDPAAAQNRRIEILIREKRP; encoded by the coding sequence ATGAATGAGGTCAAGCAAGAGCTGGTGATCATCCGCCGGCGCAGCGCCTTCGCCGAGGAGCCGCATCACGGCGGCGTCTGGAAGATCGCCTACGCGGACTTCATGACCGCGATGATGGCGTTCTTCCTGGTCATGTGGCTGCTGAATGCGCTCAACCAGGACCAGAAGCAGGTGGTCGCGAGCTATTTCAACCCGATCAAGCTCGCGGAGAACGCGCCCGCGCCGAAGGGCCTCAAGGATCTCACCAAGAAGGAGCCGTCCACGACCGAAGGCCAGGATGGCAAGCGCCAGCCGGCCGGGCCGAACGAAGAACGTCGCGGCGATTCCCCGACGGCCGAGAAGCCGGCGTCCTACGAAGAGAAGATCCTGTTTCGCGATCCCTATGCGACCCTCGCGGAGATCGCGAACAGCGCCAACCAGGCCTCGGGCCAGCGTCGCGCCGGCGCGCTGACCTCTGTCGAAGAGGAAGGCCTCAAGGGAGGCGATGCCTATCGCGATCCGTTCGATCCCGGCTATTGGAAGCTGGCGCCGCAGACGTCCAAGGATGCGGATCGTTTCGTCGACAGCGAGCCGAAGCCGAATGCGTCCGCGCGCGACAACGCGTCCGGAACGGGGCAGGGCGAGCCGCAGGCTCGCCGCGCCAGGCAGGACGAGGCCGGCGGAAGCGTGGCCCAGAACGCGGATGCGTCGTCAGCAACCCTGTCGCCCCTGCTGCCGCCAGGACCTGCGCCGTCACAGGCTCAACGCGATGGCAGTGCCCAGGCGAATGTGCAGCCGGGCGCTCAAGCCAGTGCCCAGGCCAATGCCGCCGCGCAGTCACGTCCCGGCGATGCGGCGAAGGAGTCCGAACAGCGCGACGCGGCGCAGACCCAGCAGCCGACCGTCAAGCAGCTTCAGTCCGCGATCGCGGATGCGCTGTCGGACATCAAGGCCGGCGCGGGACCAGTGGCTGAGGTACGTCAGGTCGAGGAAGGCCTTCTGATCAGCCTGACCGACGACGCAAGCTTCGGCATGTTCGCGGTCGGCTCGGCCGAACCGCGGCCCGAGCTGATCCGTGTGATCGACAAGATCGGGCCGCTGCTGACGAAGCGTCCCGGCATGATCATCGTCCGCGGTCACACCGATAATCGGCCGTACAAGTCGGAGAACTACGACAATTGGCGGCTGTCGACCGCCCGCGCGCAGATGGCCTATTACATGCTGGTCCGCTCCGGCGTCGATGCACAGCGGATCGAGCATGTCGAAGGTTACGCCGATCGGCGACCGAAACTGCAGAACGATCCGGCCGCCGCGCAGAACCGCCGGATCGAAATCCTGATCCGGGAGAAGCGCCCTTGA
- a CDS encoding flagellar hook-length control protein FliK — MTKLSGTSGQVFSGLAESLNIRGTSRSGKSAGTKSSADSSFNDLLHTVSNLAKKALKDDGSDTSVKAASLRTRLAHPTGKDKTNDETVNERTETADEPKSGHKSSDQKLDEAPQNPGPVDSAPKADVSNRSSIPAIVGQELAAVPVAKPQTQSAGADKKDAAARDARSSTAPREVQATGTAKVGTADSAPSTRTSTATSQALATAQQGNEASSKPMPATQGFEAVTANVERAVKASARETLPETTKVTVVQQETHLPPAQFGPTQQVANAVVTELRESSAPTASAAADLATSQTNAPEPLKILTINLEPPSLGNVTVRLRLVGSEVSVHLAAERKDTSLMLDQQRDSIRDLMQSAGYVADVAPVQHGSLDGFQSGSGQSQPQFAGQQQQPSSQSQGSFDGASSSSGQSDGGAGQARQERQSNQETRHDQDVGPQIRRGPVYL, encoded by the coding sequence ATGACGAAGCTCAGTGGAACCTCGGGACAGGTGTTTTCGGGGCTGGCCGAAAGCCTCAATATTCGCGGCACGTCGCGATCCGGCAAGAGCGCCGGGACGAAATCGTCGGCGGACTCATCGTTCAACGATCTGCTCCACACCGTCTCGAACCTCGCGAAGAAGGCCCTGAAAGACGACGGCAGTGACACGAGCGTGAAGGCCGCATCCTTGCGGACGCGTCTGGCGCACCCGACCGGGAAGGACAAGACGAACGACGAGACGGTGAACGAGCGCACCGAGACTGCCGACGAGCCCAAGTCCGGTCACAAATCGTCCGACCAGAAGCTGGATGAAGCGCCGCAGAATCCGGGTCCGGTCGACTCCGCCCCGAAGGCGGACGTTTCGAACAGGTCGAGCATTCCCGCGATCGTCGGGCAGGAGTTGGCTGCCGTACCGGTGGCAAAGCCGCAGACGCAATCGGCGGGCGCCGACAAGAAAGATGCGGCGGCGCGCGACGCACGCTCGTCGACGGCGCCGCGTGAAGTTCAGGCGACGGGCACTGCGAAGGTCGGCACCGCCGATTCCGCGCCAAGCACGCGCACATCGACTGCAACTTCGCAGGCCTTGGCAACCGCGCAGCAAGGCAACGAGGCATCGTCAAAGCCAATGCCCGCGACGCAAGGCTTCGAAGCCGTTACCGCCAATGTCGAACGCGCCGTCAAAGCCTCGGCACGGGAGACCTTGCCCGAGACGACCAAGGTCACCGTCGTTCAGCAGGAAACTCATCTGCCGCCGGCGCAGTTCGGCCCCACGCAGCAGGTCGCCAACGCGGTCGTCACCGAGCTCAGGGAATCGTCGGCGCCGACGGCGTCGGCCGCTGCAGATCTCGCCACGTCGCAGACCAACGCGCCTGAGCCGCTCAAGATCCTGACCATCAATCTCGAGCCGCCGTCGCTCGGAAATGTCACCGTGCGCCTTCGCCTGGTGGGTTCGGAGGTCTCCGTCCATCTCGCGGCCGAGCGCAAGGACACCAGTCTGATGTTGGACCAGCAGCGCGACTCGATCCGCGATCTCATGCAGTCCGCGGGCTATGTCGCCGACGTGGCGCCGGTCCAGCACGGTTCGCTGGACGGATTCCAGAGCGGTTCCGGGCAGTCGCAGCCGCAGTTCGCGGGCCAGCAGCAGCAACCGTCGTCGCAGTCGCAAGGCTCGTTCGACGGCGCGAGCAGTTCGTCCGGCCAATCGGACGGCGGTGCGGGCCAGGCTCGGCAGGAGCGCCAGTCCAACCAGGAGACGCGTCATGATCAGGACGTGGGCCCGCAGATTCGTCGCGGCCCTGTTTATCTGTAA
- a CDS encoding flagellar hook-associated family protein: MMSANYISTLMLSSSLRSSITNNQAALSKASKEATTGRFADVGLQLGATTGSDVTLRADLSFADQLVDTNGLVSGRLDITQSRITQLGSTATEFLKDLIAARSTDGGGRIILPPASSNLQDLIGALNVSYNGSYLFSGINTQNTPITAYTAGSASKNQVDADFLAAFGFSQSSPSVNTITPAQMQTFLNTTFDAEFASPAWNTNWSTATDQVMQSRISTTEIADTSVSANQTGFRKLAEAYTMMADLGNVNLDQATFQVVVDKAIGLVGNAITDLATLGGSVGTVQQRVTGATEKLKIQQDILNNQIVKMEAVDPTEASVRVNTLQTQIKTALALTSQLQQISLVNYL; encoded by the coding sequence ATGATGAGCGCCAACTACATCTCGACCTTGATGTTGTCTTCGTCGTTGAGGTCCTCGATCACGAACAATCAGGCCGCGTTGAGCAAGGCCTCGAAGGAGGCCACCACCGGCCGCTTCGCCGATGTCGGCCTCCAGCTTGGTGCCACGACGGGAAGCGACGTCACCCTGCGGGCAGACCTGAGCTTCGCCGATCAGCTCGTCGATACCAACGGGCTCGTCTCCGGACGCCTGGACATCACGCAGAGCCGGATCACCCAACTCGGCTCGACCGCAACGGAGTTTCTCAAGGACCTGATCGCGGCCCGCAGTACCGACGGTGGCGGGCGGATCATCCTGCCGCCTGCGTCCTCCAACCTCCAGGATCTGATCGGCGCGCTGAACGTCTCCTATAACGGCTCGTATCTTTTTTCGGGCATCAACACGCAGAATACGCCGATCACGGCTTACACCGCGGGCTCGGCCAGCAAGAATCAGGTCGATGCGGATTTCCTCGCGGCTTTCGGCTTTTCGCAGTCCTCGCCGTCCGTGAACACCATCACGCCGGCCCAGATGCAGACCTTCCTCAACACCACGTTTGATGCCGAGTTCGCGAGCCCGGCCTGGAACACCAATTGGTCAACGGCCACCGACCAGGTCATGCAAAGCCGTATCTCCACGACGGAGATCGCCGATACTTCCGTGAGCGCCAACCAGACCGGCTTCCGCAAGCTCGCCGAAGCCTACACCATGATGGCCGATCTCGGGAACGTGAACCTGGACCAGGCGACGTTCCAGGTCGTCGTGGACAAGGCCATCGGCCTCGTCGGTAACGCCATCACCGACCTCGCTACGCTCGGCGGCAGCGTCGGTACGGTCCAGCAGCGGGTCACCGGCGCCACCGAAAAGCTCAAGATTCAGCAGGACATTCTGAACAATCAGATCGTCAAGATGGAGGCCGTCGACCCGACCGAGGCCTCGGTCCGGGTCAACACCCTGCAGACCCAGATCAAGACGGCGCTCGCGCTCACCTCGCAGCTCCAGCAGATCAGCCTCGTCAACTATCTCTGA
- the flaF gene encoding flagellar biosynthesis regulator FlaF, translating into MTFEAYGSVVDDSGYEARGRERQALSLGIDRLERLQKGRFSFEDLVESLLYVRRLWTIFIEDLAHPENGLPEKLRADIISIGLWVVKEADRLREERSNDVMQLIEINRLIRDAL; encoded by the coding sequence ATGACGTTTGAAGCCTATGGATCGGTCGTCGACGATAGCGGCTATGAGGCGCGGGGCCGCGAGCGGCAGGCGCTCAGCCTCGGCATCGACCGGCTCGAGCGGCTCCAGAAGGGACGCTTCAGCTTCGAGGACCTGGTCGAGAGCCTGCTCTACGTGCGGCGGCTGTGGACGATCTTCATCGAAGATCTCGCGCATCCGGAGAACGGACTTCCCGAGAAGCTGCGTGCCGACATCATCTCGATTGGCCTGTGGGTGGTCAAGGAAGCCGATCGGCTTCGCGAGGAGAGGTCGAACGACGTGATGCAGCTGATCGAAATCAACCGCCTGATCCGAGACGCGCTTTAA
- the fliQ gene encoding flagellar biosynthesis protein FliQ has protein sequence MNERDALDIVQAAIWTIIVASGPAVGAAMLVGTLIALIQALTQIQEVTLTFVPKIIVILVVVAISGSFIGAHLSTFTEMVYSHIERGF, from the coding sequence ATGAACGAGAGGGACGCCCTCGACATCGTCCAGGCTGCGATCTGGACCATCATCGTGGCCTCCGGCCCCGCGGTCGGCGCCGCGATGCTGGTCGGCACCCTTATTGCGCTGATCCAGGCCCTGACCCAGATCCAGGAAGTGACGCTGACCTTCGTCCCGAAGATCATCGTCATTCTCGTGGTCGTCGCCATCTCCGGCTCCTTCATCGGTGCGCATCTCTCCACCTTCACGGAGATGGTCTATTCGCATATCGAGCGCGGCTTCTGA
- the flgK gene encoding flagellar hook-associated protein FlgK, with protein sequence MSLTAALDSARASLMASGIQSSTISRNIAGASAAGYSRKIAVLDNLPGAGVYVAAIQRAASSGLYDNVLIATSASAKQNAILSGLQTISASTVDDPEAGQSPTAQLNKLKQALQQYANAPDNTTLAQAAVTSAKDMATALNQATKTVQTVREGADADMATSVANINQLLTQFDKVNTAIVKGTITGDDVTDYLDQRDTIVSKLSQEVGVSMTLRANGDAALYTDSGVVLFDKQARSVSFAATNIYSPGTTGNAVYIDGVPVTGANSVMPIKTGKLAGLSQLRDNATVTYQSQLDEIARGLVETFKEVDQTAAALPDVPGLFTYPGAPTMPASATVSVGLAGLIGVAASVDPAQGGNPNLLRDGAISGNVAYQYNTAGSGGFSARLQQLIGGMDASQPFDATTQGKPNGNLIDYAASSTSWIENQRKAADDSATYQNTLLDRSNAALSNVSGVNIDDEMSLMLQVERTYSASSKIISTVDQMLKSLLAAVGN encoded by the coding sequence ATGTCCCTTACTGCTGCTCTCGACTCCGCTCGCGCGTCGCTCATGGCGTCAGGCATCCAGTCGTCGACCATCTCGCGCAACATCGCCGGCGCCAGCGCCGCCGGCTATTCGCGCAAGATCGCGGTGCTGGACAATCTCCCTGGGGCAGGCGTCTATGTCGCGGCGATCCAGCGCGCCGCGAGCTCCGGTCTCTACGATAACGTCTTGATCGCGACGTCTGCGTCCGCCAAGCAGAATGCGATCCTGAGCGGTCTTCAGACGATATCCGCCTCGACCGTGGACGATCCCGAAGCCGGGCAGTCGCCGACTGCCCAGCTCAACAAGCTGAAGCAGGCGCTCCAGCAATATGCCAACGCCCCGGACAACACCACGCTGGCACAGGCGGCGGTCACCTCCGCCAAGGACATGGCGACGGCGCTCAACCAGGCCACCAAGACCGTGCAGACGGTGCGCGAGGGCGCGGACGCCGATATGGCGACCTCGGTCGCGAATATCAACCAGCTGCTCACCCAGTTCGACAAGGTCAACACCGCGATCGTGAAGGGAACGATCACCGGTGACGACGTCACCGACTATCTCGACCAGCGCGACACCATCGTCTCGAAGCTGTCGCAGGAGGTTGGCGTCTCGATGACGCTCCGCGCCAACGGCGACGCGGCGCTCTACACCGACAGCGGCGTCGTGCTATTCGACAAGCAGGCGCGCTCGGTCAGCTTCGCCGCGACCAACATCTACTCGCCCGGGACCACCGGCAACGCCGTCTATATCGACGGTGTCCCGGTCACCGGCGCCAATTCCGTGATGCCGATCAAGACCGGCAAGCTCGCGGGTCTCTCCCAGCTGCGCGACAACGCCACGGTGACGTATCAGAGCCAGCTCGACGAAATCGCGCGCGGCCTGGTCGAAACCTTCAAGGAAGTCGACCAGACCGCAGCGGCGCTGCCGGACGTGCCAGGTCTTTTCACCTATCCGGGTGCGCCGACGATGCCCGCGAGCGCCACCGTTTCGGTCGGCCTTGCCGGCCTGATCGGTGTCGCCGCCTCGGTCGATCCGGCGCAGGGCGGCAACCCCAATCTGCTGCGCGATGGCGCGATCAGCGGCAACGTCGCATACCAATACAACACCGCCGGCAGCGGCGGTTTCTCGGCCCGGCTGCAGCAGCTCATCGGCGGCATGGACGCGTCGCAGCCGTTCGACGCAACCACGCAAGGCAAGCCGAACGGCAACCTGATCGACTACGCGGCATCGTCGACCAGCTGGATCGAGAACCAGCGCAAGGCCGCGGACGATAGCGCCACCTACCAGAACACGCTGCTCGACCGCAGCAACGCGGCGCTGTCGAACGTCAGCGGCGTCAACATTGACGACGAGATGTCCTTGATGCTCCAGGTCGAACGTACCTACTCGGCGTCGTCGAAGATCATCTCGACCGTCGACCAAATGTTGAAGAGCCTGCTGGCCGCCGTGGGGAATTAA
- a CDS encoding chemotaxis protein, giving the protein MIRLLRRAALLLLLPLTAVRALADPAPAPAPGAGEPYELVRTLQAVQDGIANGDMAAHSGHVALIRQIGEKFLAADASVWSNAQNGQAVVIYLLSGGGPQLVRKLPKPNVDERLFNGALAYVEGRQDEARELLKDVKPRTLPSGLGGQVALVQGALFARSEATLAIERLDDARLLLPGTLVEEAALRREILLVGQAEDFDKFEFLTLAYIRHYRNSVYAGDFWQRFSSGLTQSSLALDERRFARIVTLLEQIDRASRLKLYFVIARSAMVRGRLAVTELAGERALALSADASADRERAHFFRGVSRALTDEYDGGLAELKALDRSKLPERDIPLLNATVQLALDVRKPFAGGSAATADKPPVTPARLDLASSTATLARAQKQLAELERLTKDRRP; this is encoded by the coding sequence TTGATCAGGCTGCTCCGCCGCGCCGCACTGCTGTTGCTGCTGCCGCTCACGGCGGTCCGTGCACTGGCCGATCCAGCCCCGGCTCCGGCGCCGGGCGCGGGCGAGCCATATGAACTCGTGCGCACATTGCAGGCGGTGCAGGACGGCATCGCCAATGGCGATATGGCGGCACATAGCGGCCACGTCGCGCTGATCCGCCAGATCGGCGAGAAATTTCTGGCGGCCGACGCCAGCGTGTGGAGCAATGCGCAGAACGGCCAGGCCGTTGTCATTTATCTGCTCAGCGGCGGCGGACCACAGCTGGTCCGCAAGCTGCCCAAGCCGAACGTCGACGAGCGGCTCTTCAACGGTGCGCTCGCCTATGTCGAGGGTCGCCAGGACGAAGCGCGCGAGCTGCTCAAGGACGTCAAGCCGCGCACGCTTCCGTCGGGACTGGGCGGACAGGTCGCGCTGGTCCAGGGCGCGCTGTTCGCACGCTCGGAGGCAACGCTGGCGATCGAACGCCTGGACGATGCGCGCCTGCTGTTGCCGGGTACGCTGGTGGAGGAGGCGGCACTGCGGCGCGAGATCCTGCTGGTCGGGCAGGCCGAGGATTTCGACAAGTTCGAGTTCCTGACGCTGGCCTATATCCGCCACTACCGCAACTCGGTCTATGCCGGGGACTTCTGGCAGCGCTTCTCCTCGGGCCTGACGCAATCGAGCCTCGCGCTCGACGAGCGTCGCTTCGCGCGGATCGTCACCCTGCTTGAGCAGATCGACCGCGCCAGCCGCCTCAAGCTCTATTTCGTGATCGCGCGCAGCGCGATGGTGCGTGGACGGCTGGCCGTGACCGAGCTTGCCGGCGAGCGCGCGCTGGCGCTCAGCGCCGATGCTTCCGCGGATCGCGAGCGTGCGCATTTCTTCCGCGGCGTCTCGCGGGCGCTCACCGACGAGTACGACGGTGGCCTCGCCGAGCTGAAGGCGCTCGACCGGTCGAAGCTGCCCGAGCGCGATATTCCTCTGCTGAATGCAACGGTCCAGCTCGCGCTCGACGTGCGCAAGCCGTTCGCGGGCGGTTCCGCTGCCACAGCCGACAAGCCTCCGGTCACGCCGGCGCGTCTCGATCTCGCGTCGTCGACCGCGACACTCGCCCGCGCGCAGAAGCAGCTGGCAGAGCTCGAACGCCTCACCAAGGATCGCCGTCCATGA
- a CDS encoding flagellar hook protein FlgE, which produces MSLYGIMRTGVSGMAAQSNKLSTVSDNIANVNTTGYKRASTEFSSLILKSGSGNYDSGAVETTVRYAISDAGHTQFTTSSTDLSVQGNGFFVVSNATNTQQYLTRAGSFVPDSQGNLVNAAGYYLLGQPGKVTNFSQNSLAGMQIVNIAQVSQVPVPSTAGTLTTGNLDPKAAVIAGPPGPGAYSSKSSIVAYNNIGQAVTLDVYMSHTATAAGLDTWQVQVYDSASGTSLAPATTFTFDTTAAGKGALAAASPTGLTVTVPGGAALTMDLSNMTQVGTDFSFKATVNGSTPSAIDKVDVDNAGHVTAVLKNGQQLTLYTLMLADVASPDNLTPEPGNVYSTNQNSGNAQAGNAGTGGLGTIQSGSLEDSNVDLADELTGMIEAQRGFTANSKSFQTGADLLDVVVNLKR; this is translated from the coding sequence ATGAGCCTCTACGGCATTATGCGCACCGGCGTTTCCGGGATGGCCGCGCAGTCCAACAAGCTGTCGACGGTCTCGGACAATATCGCGAACGTCAACACCACCGGTTACAAGCGGGCTTCCACCGAATTCTCCTCGCTCATCCTGAAGAGTGGCTCGGGCAACTACGATTCCGGAGCTGTCGAGACGACCGTCCGTTACGCCATCAGCGATGCCGGGCATACGCAGTTCACCACGTCGAGTACGGACCTCTCCGTTCAGGGTAACGGCTTCTTCGTGGTATCGAACGCAACCAACACACAGCAGTACCTGACGCGCGCCGGCTCGTTCGTGCCTGACAGTCAGGGCAATCTGGTCAATGCTGCCGGCTACTACCTGCTCGGTCAGCCTGGGAAGGTGACCAATTTCTCGCAGAACAGCCTCGCGGGAATGCAGATTGTGAACATCGCCCAGGTCTCGCAGGTGCCCGTGCCGTCGACGGCGGGGACGCTCACGACCGGCAACCTGGACCCGAAAGCGGCCGTTATTGCCGGTCCGCCCGGCCCAGGCGCATATTCATCAAAAAGCTCGATCGTGGCCTACAACAATATCGGCCAGGCCGTTACGCTCGACGTCTACATGTCCCACACCGCGACGGCGGCAGGCCTGGATACGTGGCAGGTCCAGGTTTATGATTCCGCGTCGGGTACGTCGCTCGCGCCCGCCACCACTTTCACTTTCGACACCACGGCGGCCGGAAAGGGCGCGCTGGCTGCGGCGAGCCCGACGGGCCTCACCGTGACCGTCCCCGGCGGCGCGGCGCTGACCATGGACCTGTCGAACATGACGCAGGTCGGCACCGACTTCTCCTTCAAGGCGACCGTCAATGGCAGCACGCCTTCCGCCATCGACAAGGTCGATGTCGACAATGCGGGCCACGTGACTGCCGTGCTCAAGAACGGTCAGCAGCTGACGCTGTACACGCTCATGCTCGCCGACGTCGCGAGCCCCGACAATCTGACGCCCGAGCCGGGTAACGTCTATTCGACCAACCAGAACTCGGGCAATGCGCAGGCCGGAAATGCCGGCACCGGTGGGCTCGGCACGATCCAGTCCGGCTCGCTGGAAGATTCCAACGTGGACCTCGCGGACGAACTCACCGGGATGATCGAGGCGCAGCGCGGCTTCACCGCCAACTCGAAATCGTTCCAGACCGGCGCCGACCTGCTCGACGTCGTCGTCAACCTGAAGCGCTGA
- the flbT gene encoding flagellar biosynthesis repressor FlbT: MKISLRAGERIYINGAVLRVDRKVSVELVNDVMFLLEGQVMQASDATTALRQLYFIVQLMLMNPTDVVAAAALYGEHHAALLAVCESREMLDGLAAIDELVKTTRYFEALKRIRALFPVEQAILADLARATAEIPFEAA; this comes from the coding sequence ATGAAGATATCCCTGCGGGCCGGCGAACGCATCTACATCAACGGAGCGGTACTGCGCGTGGACCGCAAGGTCTCCGTCGAGCTCGTCAACGACGTGATGTTCCTGCTCGAAGGGCAGGTCATGCAGGCCTCGGACGCCACCACGGCGCTGCGGCAGCTCTATTTCATCGTCCAGCTCATGCTGATGAATCCGACGGACGTCGTCGCCGCGGCTGCGCTCTATGGCGAGCATCACGCGGCGCTGCTCGCGGTTTGCGAGAGCCGCGAGATGCTCGACGGGCTCGCCGCGATCGACGAACTGGTCAAGACGACACGTTATTTCGAGGCGCTCAAGCGGATCCGGGCGCTGTTTCCGGTGGAGCAGGCAATCCTGGCTGACCTGGCCCGCGCCACCGCCGAAATCCCATTCGAGGCTGCCTGA
- the flgD gene encoding flagellar hook assembly protein FlgD, producing the protein MNVTSATDTNSKSSSTSSTTNTASNTVDYNTFLRLLVAEMKNQDPTNPMDTSQYMSQFAQLSTVEQAMQTNTKLDALLSSQSLSQADGLIGKTVSFTDSTGATFSGKVKSISINSDGSVATLENGTKVAVGPGLTISQS; encoded by the coding sequence ATGAACGTCACCAGCGCGACCGATACCAACAGCAAGTCCAGTTCGACCAGCTCCACCACGAACACGGCGAGCAACACCGTCGATTACAATACGTTTCTTCGGCTCCTCGTCGCCGAGATGAAGAATCAGGATCCGACCAATCCGATGGATACGTCGCAATATATGAGCCAGTTCGCCCAGCTCTCGACGGTCGAGCAGGCCATGCAGACAAATACCAAGCTGGATGCGCTGCTGTCCTCGCAATCGTTGTCGCAGGCCGACGGGCTGATCGGAAAAACGGTCAGCTTCACCGACTCGACCGGGGCGACCTTCAGCGGCAAGGTCAAGTCGATCTCCATCAACAGCGACGGCTCCGTCGCGACCCTTGAGAACGGTACGAAGGTGGCGGTCGGGCCCGGGCTCACGATCAGCCAGTCATGA